In Streptomyces ambofaciens ATCC 23877, a single genomic region encodes these proteins:
- a CDS encoding NADase-type glycan-binding domain-containing protein: protein MTTQNCAECGTRAEPGQSFCDACGAVLRWDQAGPRTARPAASSPDRGPGWDAFSRPGPGGTGVPPARPGLPAPEPTGGRRDDDTDETPVVPHPRRPADADGPGGTAAATPATAHAPDAPDHTADGPDHTPRPTGAATTGSAGAAGAAGAAAAAAAAGSAGTRGPGPDAAGAGDARPAAPPGAARPDGTPATGTRGSATGPRTPGVDETAPTTPMASAPPPNALTDTMSDRARSLLVPVADPNAPAPAAPPAVAPVLPGRPDADRPQVRAPGHQPDIANGPPCPWCSTPNRPDRHYCARCAMPLTRTGEHSTAPAPWWRRLFGGRRRETPWAGDRPRLRRVFDRIGTWITLAVVVTLAVLGFVYVPDGVQATRDHFAKRAPVAPDTVTASRSYTGHKPQLVFDKRSNTWWGPGISRSGQGEWIEARFTEPTRLLDLIITPGVSTHADKLNESALPHRVEATITTKDGSTTTRDLTLDQGAGGQRRPFRVGEVTKVRFTIESAHAASADKQVAIAEIEFFGPSSANRS, encoded by the coding sequence ATGACCACCCAGAACTGCGCCGAGTGCGGAACCCGCGCGGAACCGGGCCAGTCCTTCTGCGACGCGTGCGGCGCCGTCCTCCGCTGGGACCAGGCCGGCCCCCGCACCGCGCGACCGGCGGCCTCCTCGCCCGACCGGGGCCCCGGCTGGGACGCCTTCTCGCGCCCCGGCCCCGGCGGCACGGGCGTACCCCCCGCCCGGCCCGGCCTGCCCGCCCCGGAGCCCACCGGCGGCAGGCGGGACGACGACACCGACGAGACCCCGGTGGTACCCCACCCGCGCCGCCCGGCGGACGCGGACGGGCCCGGCGGGACGGCCGCGGCCACGCCGGCCACGGCGCACGCACCGGACGCCCCGGACCACACCGCCGACGGCCCGGACCACACCCCCCGGCCGACCGGAGCCGCGACCACCGGGTCCGCGGGAGCCGCAGGGGCCGCAGGAGCCGCAGCGGCGGCTGCCGCCGCGGGATCGGCCGGGACCCGGGGACCGGGGCCGGACGCCGCGGGGGCCGGCGACGCCCGACCCGCCGCGCCCCCCGGCGCCGCCCGGCCGGACGGCACGCCCGCCACCGGCACCCGCGGCTCCGCCACCGGCCCCCGCACCCCCGGCGTCGACGAGACCGCCCCCACCACCCCGATGGCGTCCGCCCCGCCCCCGAACGCCCTCACCGACACCATGTCCGACCGCGCCCGCTCCCTCCTCGTCCCCGTCGCCGACCCGAACGCCCCCGCCCCCGCCGCGCCCCCCGCCGTCGCCCCCGTCCTGCCCGGCCGCCCCGACGCCGACCGGCCCCAGGTACGCGCGCCCGGCCACCAGCCGGACATCGCGAACGGGCCGCCCTGCCCCTGGTGCTCCACGCCCAACCGGCCCGACCGTCACTACTGCGCCCGCTGCGCGATGCCCCTGACCCGCACCGGCGAGCACAGCACCGCGCCCGCTCCCTGGTGGCGCCGCCTCTTCGGCGGCCGGCGCCGCGAGACGCCCTGGGCCGGCGACCGCCCGCGCCTGCGCCGGGTGTTCGACCGCATCGGCACCTGGATCACCCTCGCCGTCGTCGTCACCCTGGCGGTCCTCGGCTTCGTCTACGTCCCCGACGGCGTCCAGGCCACCCGCGACCACTTCGCCAAGCGCGCCCCCGTCGCCCCGGACACCGTCACGGCCTCCCGCTCCTACACCGGCCACAAGCCGCAGCTCGTCTTCGACAAGCGCAGCAACACCTGGTGGGGGCCCGGCATCTCGCGGTCCGGCCAGGGCGAGTGGATCGAGGCCCGCTTCACCGAGCCGACCCGCCTGCTGGACCTGATCATCACGCCGGGCGTCTCCACCCACGCCGACAAGCTCAACGAGTCGGCCCTGCCGCACCGGGTCGAGGCGACCATCACCACGAAGGACGGCAGTACGACGACCCGCGACCTCACCCTCGACCAGGGAGCCGGCGGCCAGCGCCGCCCCTTCCGCGTCGGCGAGGTCACCAAGGTCCGCTTCACCATCGAGTCGGCCCACGCGGCCTCCGCCGACAAGCAGGTCGCCATCGCCGAGATCGAGTTCTTCGGCCCGTCCAGCGCGAACCGCTCCTGA
- a CDS encoding alpha/beta hydrolase — protein sequence MPSARAIPTAALLSTATLLACSLASCAPAARDGDRRAHGGTASGRQDEAPFRGQTLNWKDCPAPSPVQGGGEAPAPLPDGTRWQCATLRAPLDWKKPSGESTGIALIRARAGGDRADRIGSLLFNFGGPGGSGVAALPGLAPDYEKLRSRYDLVSFDPRGVGDSQGVRCLDADAAEQAEAETDDTPDDGGDETAALVEFNRLTAAACARNSGAVLPHVGTTAAARDMDLIRHVLGDEKLHYFGVSYGTELGGVYAHLFPDKVGRAVLDGVVDPTRDMMAEALGQAGGFQLAYEHFAAWCVQQRCTLGEDTEAIVETAVALAADLDETPLPTSHGGELGGDELVDAISGSLYSQSFWPALLVGLEALTHGDGDVLLDLAQSLGQHGAGGDTTDDTGATGTGTDTDTDTDTDTDESNEDDAFRAITCADSSSRYTVAEVRRRLPEFIRTSPLFGPGLAWTALTCSGWPVPGEAEHPDVSAPGAPPVLLVGNTGDPATPYEGAARMAERLGEDVGVTLTYRGEGHGAFDGGNGCVRDAVHAYLLDGRLPERGAVCEQEPLPPGK from the coding sequence ATGCCCTCAGCACGAGCGATACCCACCGCTGCCCTGCTGTCCACGGCCACCCTGCTCGCCTGCTCCCTGGCGTCCTGCGCGCCGGCGGCGCGGGACGGCGACCGGCGCGCCCACGGCGGCACGGCGAGCGGCCGACAGGACGAGGCCCCCTTCCGGGGACAGACACTGAACTGGAAGGACTGCCCGGCCCCCTCGCCCGTCCAGGGCGGCGGCGAGGCCCCCGCCCCCCTCCCGGACGGCACCCGGTGGCAGTGCGCCACCCTGCGGGCGCCGTTGGACTGGAAGAAGCCCTCCGGGGAGTCCACGGGCATCGCACTGATCCGGGCCCGCGCCGGCGGCGACCGTGCCGACCGCATCGGTTCGCTGCTCTTCAACTTCGGCGGCCCCGGCGGCTCCGGCGTCGCCGCCCTGCCCGGCCTCGCCCCCGACTACGAGAAGCTCCGCTCCCGGTACGACCTGGTGAGCTTCGACCCGCGCGGCGTGGGCGACAGCCAGGGCGTGCGCTGCCTGGACGCCGACGCCGCCGAGCAGGCCGAGGCCGAGACGGACGACACCCCCGACGACGGCGGCGACGAGACCGCCGCGCTGGTCGAGTTCAACCGGCTGACGGCCGCGGCGTGCGCACGCAACTCCGGCGCCGTCCTCCCGCACGTCGGCACCACGGCGGCCGCCCGGGACATGGACCTGATCCGCCACGTCCTCGGCGACGAGAAGCTCCACTACTTCGGGGTCTCGTACGGCACCGAACTCGGCGGCGTCTACGCCCACCTGTTCCCGGACAAGGTCGGCCGGGCCGTGCTGGACGGCGTCGTCGACCCGACCCGCGACATGATGGCGGAGGCCCTCGGGCAGGCCGGGGGATTCCAGCTGGCCTACGAGCACTTCGCCGCCTGGTGCGTCCAGCAGCGCTGCACGCTCGGCGAGGACACCGAGGCGATCGTGGAGACCGCCGTCGCGCTCGCGGCCGACCTGGACGAGACTCCGCTGCCCACCTCGCACGGCGGCGAACTCGGCGGCGACGAACTCGTCGACGCCATCAGCGGTTCGCTCTACAGCCAGAGTTTCTGGCCCGCGCTCCTGGTGGGCCTGGAGGCGCTCACCCACGGCGACGGCGACGTCCTGCTGGACCTGGCACAGTCCCTCGGCCAGCACGGCGCCGGCGGCGACACGACCGACGACACCGGCGCCACCGGCACCGGCACCGACACCGACACCGACACCGACACCGACACCGACGAGAGCAACGAGGACGACGCCTTCCGCGCCATCACCTGCGCCGACTCCAGCAGCCGCTACACCGTGGCCGAGGTGCGGCGGAGGCTGCCCGAATTCATCAGGACGTCACCCCTGTTCGGCCCCGGTCTCGCGTGGACCGCCCTCACGTGCTCCGGCTGGCCCGTCCCCGGCGAGGCGGAGCACCCCGACGTGAGCGCCCCCGGCGCCCCACCGGTCCTGCTGGTCGGCAACACCGGCGACCCCGCCACCCCCTACGAGGGCGCCGCCCGCATGGCCGAGCGCCTCGGCGAGGACGTCGGCGTCACGCTCACCTACCGCGGCGAGGGCCACGGCGCCTTCGACGGCGGGAACGGGTGCGTGCGGGACGCCGTCCACGCCTACCTGCTCGACGGGAGGCTCCCGGAGCGCGGCGCGGTCTGCGAGCAGGAACCGCTGCCGCCGGGAAAGTAG
- the msiK gene encoding diacetylchitobiose ABC transporter ATP-binding protein MsiK — MATVTFDKATRVYPGSTKPAVDGLDIAIEDGEFLVLVGPSGCGKSTSLRMLAGLEDVNGGAIRIGDRDVTHLPPKDRDIAMVFQNYALYPHMTVADNMGFALKIAGVNKAEIRQKVEEAAKILDLTEYLDRKPKALSGGQRQRVAMGRAIVREPQVFLMDEPLSNLDAKLRVSTRTQIASLQRRLGITTVYVTHDQVEAMTMGDRVAVLKDGLLQQVDSPRNMYDKPANLFVAGFIGSPAMNLIEVPITDGGVKFGNSVVPVNRDALKAAADKGDRTVTVGVRPEHFDVVELGGGVTATLSKDTEDAPAGMAVSVNVVEETGADGYVYGTVEVGGESKDLVVRVNSRAVPEKGATVHVVPRPGESHVFSSSTGERLSD; from the coding sequence ATGGCCACTGTTACGTTCGACAAGGCGACCCGTGTCTACCCGGGTTCCACCAAGCCCGCCGTCGACGGTCTCGACATCGCGATCGAGGACGGCGAGTTCCTCGTCCTCGTCGGCCCCTCCGGCTGTGGCAAGTCCACCTCGCTCCGCATGCTCGCGGGGCTCGAGGACGTGAACGGCGGCGCAATCCGCATCGGCGACCGCGACGTCACGCACCTGCCGCCGAAGGACCGGGACATCGCCATGGTGTTCCAGAACTACGCGCTGTACCCGCACATGACGGTCGCCGACAACATGGGCTTCGCGCTGAAGATCGCCGGCGTCAACAAGGCGGAGATCCGGCAGAAGGTCGAGGAGGCCGCGAAGATCCTCGACCTCACCGAGTACCTGGACCGCAAGCCGAAGGCCCTCTCCGGTGGTCAGCGCCAGCGTGTGGCGATGGGCCGCGCGATCGTGCGTGAGCCGCAGGTGTTCCTCATGGACGAGCCGCTGTCCAACCTGGATGCAAAGCTGCGTGTCTCCACCCGTACGCAGATCGCCTCGCTCCAGCGCCGCCTCGGCATCACCACCGTCTACGTCACCCACGACCAGGTCGAGGCCATGACGATGGGCGACCGCGTGGCGGTCCTCAAGGACGGCCTGCTCCAGCAGGTCGACTCGCCGCGCAACATGTACGACAAGCCCGCGAACCTCTTCGTGGCCGGCTTCATCGGCTCCCCCGCCATGAACCTGATCGAGGTCCCGATCACCGACGGCGGTGTGAAGTTCGGCAACAGCGTGGTCCCGGTGAACCGGGACGCCCTGAAGGCCGCCGCCGACAAGGGCGACCGCACCGTCACCGTCGGCGTCCGCCCCGAGCACTTCGACGTGGTCGAGCTGGGCGGTGGCGTGACCGCGACCCTGTCGAAGGACACCGAGGACGCCCCGGCGGGCATGGCGGTCTCCGTGAACGTCGTGGAGGAGACCGGCGCCGACGGCTACGTCTACGGCACGGTCGAGGTCGGCGGCGAGAGCAAGGACCTCGTGGTCCGCGTCAACAGCCGCGCGGTGCCGGAGAAGGGCGCGACCGTCCACGTCGTGCCGCGTCCGGGCGAGAGCCACGTCTTCTCGTCCTCCACGGGCGAGCGCCTCTCCGACTGA
- a CDS encoding nucleotidyltransferase family protein, which yields MTDPNAASRRPVQAVVLAGGQGSRLRPYTDDRPKPMVEIPGTGTPIIGHQLDWLAEEGVTDVVVSCGHLAEVLQQWLETADLPLSVTTVVETEPLGRGGGLKYAAARLPHPDRPWYATNGDIWTRFSLRDMADFHAERDAVATLSMARPRLPWGAVQTDGFGHITDFIEAPPSTFEINAGVYVFSPEFAAMLPERGDHERTTFPRLARERRLAGFPIPQGSYWRAIDTAKDLTEAARELAALGR from the coding sequence ATGACCGATCCGAACGCCGCGTCCCGCCGCCCCGTTCAAGCCGTCGTCCTGGCCGGCGGACAGGGTTCCCGGCTGCGTCCCTACACCGACGACCGGCCCAAGCCCATGGTCGAGATCCCGGGCACGGGCACTCCGATCATCGGCCACCAGCTCGACTGGCTCGCCGAGGAGGGCGTGACGGACGTCGTCGTCTCCTGCGGTCATCTGGCCGAGGTGCTGCAGCAGTGGCTGGAGACCGCCGACCTGCCGCTCTCCGTCACCACCGTGGTCGAGACCGAGCCCCTCGGCCGGGGCGGCGGCCTCAAGTACGCCGCCGCGCGTCTCCCGCACCCGGACCGGCCCTGGTACGCCACGAACGGTGACATCTGGACCCGTTTCTCGCTGCGCGACATGGCCGACTTCCACGCCGAGCGGGACGCCGTCGCGACCCTCTCCATGGCCCGTCCGCGGCTGCCCTGGGGCGCCGTGCAGACGGACGGCTTCGGTCACATCACCGACTTCATCGAGGCACCGCCGTCGACCTTCGAGATCAACGCCGGTGTGTACGTGTTCTCGCCCGAGTTCGCGGCGATGCTCCCGGAACGCGGTGACCACGAGCGGACGACCTTCCCGAGGCTGGCCCGGGAGCGCCGGCTGGCCGGCTTCCCGATCCCGCAGGGCTCCTACTGGCGGGCGATCGACACCGCGAAGGACCTCACGGAGGCGGCCCGCGAACTGGCCGCCCTGGGCCGCTGA
- a CDS encoding DoxX family protein, whose translation MSVDTRTPRTPTGDRSSGIDDAPALSMVKVPSDPAQVIVNHASFRVQLGASARRTRSPRIARHLSATQDTARMPVVGTAQSPAAPAAARRRAVVWSGRSDPDDTGAHRLLQAVRAGAGRHAVDQASDAPADAGATQVIHRVGVDGGAPGYDGYDGYDDGPATQTLETPLVGAQRGPVPDGTRLLPAMRTVGSAYDEPAYTGEDFDPGPDGYGDGYDDTEPAEPRTRRHADDPARHAYFPGRRMNLGVVLLPLRVFLGFISIYAGMGKLCDPVYFDGGERGSMVKWLNTLHPWDVAEPLRQFALDHPVGAGLVIAFLQVLVGVLTVFGCWQRVAAVFGAGLSAALLVTVSWKSVPVYDAPDIIYLAAWSPLIIAGAPVYSVDGRLAGSAWRRLGPRADIWDLRRYVLRRGALVTFLVAGVTLLVGSLLGGAVRDADRVVVPGPGEAPRNELPGSPLPQEPGTREPKSPEASASPTQGATSGAATPSQDAAATAGATRDSGGTAPGGTVPSQTQGTTGQAPPQRSTPAGQAPSTTAGPTSGGTATGGGSGSTGGSGSGGDGGDSSTTGEPGSRLVGGLLG comes from the coding sequence ATGAGTGTGGACACCAGAACACCCCGCACACCCACGGGGGACCGCTCGTCGGGAATCGACGACGCTCCCGCGCTGAGCATGGTGAAGGTGCCGAGCGATCCGGCCCAGGTCATCGTCAATCACGCGAGTTTCCGCGTGCAGCTCGGTGCCTCCGCGCGGCGGACCCGGTCCCCGCGGATCGCGCGGCACTTGAGCGCCACCCAGGACACCGCCCGCATGCCCGTCGTGGGCACCGCACAGAGTCCTGCCGCCCCGGCCGCCGCCCGCCGCCGCGCCGTCGTCTGGAGCGGACGCTCCGACCCGGACGACACCGGCGCCCACCGGCTGCTCCAGGCGGTGCGGGCCGGAGCCGGCCGGCACGCCGTGGACCAGGCCTCCGACGCCCCGGCCGACGCCGGGGCCACCCAGGTCATCCACCGCGTCGGCGTCGACGGGGGCGCGCCGGGCTACGACGGCTACGACGGCTACGACGACGGCCCCGCCACCCAGACCCTCGAAACCCCCCTCGTCGGCGCCCAGCGGGGCCCCGTCCCCGACGGCACCCGGCTGCTGCCCGCCATGCGCACCGTCGGCAGCGCCTACGACGAACCCGCCTACACCGGCGAGGACTTCGACCCCGGCCCCGACGGCTACGGCGACGGCTACGACGACACCGAACCGGCCGAGCCGCGCACCAGGCGCCACGCCGACGACCCGGCGCGGCACGCCTACTTCCCCGGCCGCCGCATGAACCTCGGCGTCGTGCTGCTGCCGCTGCGCGTCTTCCTCGGCTTCATCTCCATCTACGCCGGCATGGGCAAGCTCTGCGACCCCGTCTACTTCGACGGCGGCGAACGCGGCTCCATGGTCAAGTGGCTCAACACCCTGCACCCCTGGGACGTCGCCGAGCCGCTGCGTCAGTTCGCCCTCGACCACCCCGTCGGCGCCGGCCTCGTCATCGCCTTCCTCCAGGTGCTCGTGGGCGTCCTGACGGTCTTCGGCTGCTGGCAGCGCGTCGCCGCCGTCTTCGGCGCCGGCCTGTCCGCCGCGCTCCTCGTCACCGTCAGCTGGAAGAGCGTCCCCGTCTACGACGCGCCCGACATCATCTACCTCGCCGCCTGGTCGCCGCTGATCATCGCCGGTGCGCCCGTCTACTCCGTGGACGGCCGGCTCGCGGGCAGCGCCTGGCGACGGCTCGGCCCCCGCGCCGACATCTGGGACCTGCGCCGCTACGTCCTGCGGCGCGGCGCCCTCGTCACCTTCCTCGTCGCCGGTGTCACCCTCCTCGTCGGCTCGCTCCTCGGCGGTGCCGTCCGGGACGCCGACCGCGTGGTCGTCCCCGGCCCCGGCGAGGCACCGCGCAACGAGCTGCCCGGCTCCCCGCTCCCGCAGGAGCCCGGCACGCGCGAGCCGAAGTCCCCCGAGGCCTCCGCCTCACCCACGCAGGGCGCCACCAGTGGCGCGGCGACCCCCTCCCAGGACGCCGCGGCCACGGCCGGGGCCACCCGTGACAGCGGCGGCACCGCCCCCGGGGGCACCGTGCCCAGCCAGACCCAGGGCACCACGGGCCAGGCCCCGCCGCAGCGGTCCACCCCGGCCGGACAGGCGCCGAGCACCACCGCGGGACCGACCTCCGGCGGCACCGCGACCGGCGGCGGCAGCGGTTCGACCGGCGGCTCCGGAAGCGGCGGCGACGGCGGGGACTCCTCCACCACCGGAGAGCCCGGCAGCCGCCTGGTGGGCGGCCTCCTGGGCTAG
- the rlmB gene encoding 23S rRNA (guanosine(2251)-2'-O)-methyltransferase RlmB, whose protein sequence is MAANNRRMSGKKGAQVGSGGKRRRGLEGKGPTPPAEMRKGHVKQRVANAKARRATGRTQQQRRGGGRSTSELVVGRNPVYEALREGVPASTLYVQQFIDNDERVREALQLAAERGGINLMEAPRPELDRMTNGLNHQGLVLQVPPYEYAHPEDLVAAAHDEGADPLIVALDGVTDPRNLGAVVRSVSAFGGHGVVVPERRAAGMTAGAWKTSAGTAARTPVARATNLTRALESYQKAGITVVGLAADGEVALGDLEALDGPVVVVVGSEGKGLSRLVGETCDYRVRIPMPGGAESLNAGVAAGIVLYEAARRRA, encoded by the coding sequence ATGGCCGCGAACAACCGCCGCATGTCCGGCAAGAAGGGCGCGCAGGTCGGCAGCGGCGGCAAGCGACGCCGGGGCCTGGAAGGCAAGGGGCCGACGCCTCCCGCCGAGATGCGCAAGGGGCACGTCAAGCAGCGGGTCGCCAACGCGAAGGCGCGCCGCGCCACGGGACGCACCCAGCAGCAGCGGCGCGGCGGCGGACGGTCCACGTCCGAGCTCGTCGTCGGCCGCAACCCCGTCTACGAGGCCCTGCGCGAGGGCGTGCCCGCCTCGACGCTCTACGTCCAGCAGTTCATCGACAACGACGAGCGGGTGCGCGAGGCGCTCCAGCTCGCGGCCGAGCGCGGCGGCATCAACCTCATGGAGGCGCCGCGTCCCGAGCTGGACCGGATGACCAACGGGCTCAACCACCAGGGCCTCGTCCTCCAGGTCCCGCCCTACGAGTACGCGCACCCCGAGGACCTGGTCGCCGCCGCCCACGACGAGGGCGCGGACCCGCTGATCGTCGCCCTCGACGGCGTGACCGACCCGCGCAACCTCGGTGCCGTCGTCCGCTCCGTCTCCGCCTTCGGCGGCCACGGGGTCGTCGTGCCCGAGCGGCGCGCGGCCGGCATGACGGCGGGCGCCTGGAAGACGTCCGCCGGTACGGCCGCCCGTACGCCGGTGGCCCGCGCCACCAACCTCACGCGGGCGCTGGAGTCGTACCAGAAGGCCGGGATCACCGTCGTGGGCCTCGCCGCCGACGGCGAGGTCGCACTCGGCGACCTGGAGGCGCTGGACGGCCCCGTGGTCGTCGTGGTCGGCAGCGAGGGCAAGGGCCTGTCCCGCCTCGTCGGGGAGACCTGCGACTACCGGGTGCGGATTCCGATGCCGGGTGGTGCCGAGTCCCTCAACGCCGGTGTGGCGGCGGGGATCGTGCTCTACGAGGCGGCGCGCCGACGGGCGTGA